One window of the Streptomyces sp. TS71-3 genome contains the following:
- a CDS encoding SDR family NAD(P)-dependent oxidoreductase, whose amino-acid sequence MTSIADQTIVITGATDGLGRALAHELAPLGPELVLHGRSEEKGQELLAELRAATGNERLSYERADFSSLAEIQSLADRLLSRPRIDVLVNNAGMGVELDRRESRDGLELTFQVDYLSTYILSCRLAPLLVDSAPARIVNVTSAGQAPIDFDDVMLRSGWSGGQAYCQAKLAQIMLTMDLADVLDGTGVTVNSLHPASYMPTKIVTHLFTPQSTVAEGVRNTARLVTDPEYARNSGLYVNRSQVARAHAQAHDEGARARLRRLSEELTGTPMPAVGADASPR is encoded by the coding sequence ATGACGTCCATCGCGGACCAGACCATCGTCATCACCGGCGCGACCGACGGGCTCGGCCGTGCGCTCGCCCATGAACTGGCCCCGCTGGGACCCGAACTCGTCCTGCACGGGCGCAGCGAGGAAAAGGGCCAGGAGCTTCTCGCGGAGCTGCGGGCCGCCACGGGCAACGAGCGGCTGAGCTACGAGCGGGCCGACTTCTCCTCGCTCGCCGAGATCCAGTCGCTCGCCGACCGGCTGCTGTCCCGGCCCCGGATCGACGTCCTGGTCAACAACGCGGGCATGGGGGTCGAACTCGACCGCCGGGAGAGCCGGGACGGGCTGGAGCTGACCTTCCAGGTCGACTACCTCTCCACGTACATCCTGAGCTGCCGGCTGGCCCCGCTGCTGGTCGACTCCGCGCCCGCCAGGATCGTCAACGTGACCTCGGCGGGCCAGGCCCCCATCGACTTCGACGACGTCATGCTGCGCAGCGGCTGGAGCGGGGGCCAGGCCTACTGCCAGGCCAAGCTCGCCCAGATCATGCTCACCATGGACCTGGCGGACGTGCTCGACGGCACCGGGGTGACGGTCAACTCCCTGCACCCCGCCTCGTACATGCCGACCAAGATCGTCACGCATCTCTTCACCCCGCAGAGCACGGTCGCGGAGGGCGTGCGGAACACCGCGCGCCTGGTCACGGACCCCGAGTACGCCAGGAACAGCGGCCTCTACGTGAACCGCTCGCAGGTGGCGCGCGCCCACGCGCAGGCGCACGACGAGGGCGCGCGCGCCCGCCTGCGCCGGCTGAGCGAGGAGCTGACGGGCACCCCGATGCCGGCCGTGGGCGCGGACGCCTCTCCGCGCTGA